The Paenibacillus sp. FSL R7-0204 genome includes a region encoding these proteins:
- a CDS encoding aspartyl-phosphate phosphatase Spo0E family protein gives MLSADYYLSSYGGKCGSGSGLPRAKEDANARRLSLEDEIQMLRSRMEQLFMQEKSFTSDNVIAISSLLDLKINEYMRGRHRRSN, from the coding sequence GTGCTGAGCGCAGATTATTACTTATCCTCCTATGGCGGGAAGTGTGGTTCCGGAAGCGGGCTACCTCGCGCCAAAGAAGATGCGAATGCACGCAGGCTCTCGCTGGAAGATGAAATTCAGATGCTCCGCAGCAGAATGGAACAGCTCTTTATGCAGGAGAAGTCCTTTACCTCGGATAATGTAATAGCAATCAGCAGCTTGCTGGATCTCAAGATTAATGAGTATATGAGAGGCCGTCACCGCAGGAGCAATTAA
- a CDS encoding spore coat protein, with protein MYAQNGTPFMADEDLLYTILADLKRTVREYTTAATESNCPAVRRVFNDLTMDTLRIQGELYMHMSQMNMYTPPGKALRQDVDKQIQSAQQTQQKLQQFVREKTGGAGAYNQNSNVSQHQPNVQQHHNGSYYM; from the coding sequence GTGTACGCACAGAATGGAACGCCGTTTATGGCGGATGAAGATTTACTCTACACGATTTTGGCCGATTTGAAGCGGACAGTCCGCGAGTACACTACAGCAGCTACAGAATCGAATTGTCCCGCCGTCAGACGGGTATTCAATGATTTGACTATGGATACCCTCAGAATTCAGGGTGAACTGTACATGCATATGTCGCAAATGAACATGTATACTCCTCCGGGCAAAGCGCTGCGCCAGGATGTGGACAAGCAGATTCAGAGTGCCCAGCAGACCCAGCAGAAGCTGCAGCAGTTCGTGCGTGAGAAAACAGGCGGGGCAGGAGCCTATAACCAGAACTCGAATGTTTCGCAGCATCAGCCGAACGTCCAGCAGCATCATAACGGTTCCTATTATATGTAA
- a CDS encoding aminotransferase class I/II-fold pyridoxal phosphate-dependent enzyme yields MIINNAQHTGDKGKSMNSYLAPLVQQIQPSGIRKFFDLAAGSKDIISLGVGEPDFKTPWHVREACVYSLERGFTGYTSNAGMPELREGIAQYLETRFAVKYDPANQIIATVGGSEAIDLALRALISPGDEILIPEPCYISYSPITAIGGGIPVGIETFGKNNFKLTAEDLEAKITPRSKILILCYPSNPTGAIMSREDWEPIAKVVEKHDLIVISDEIYAELTYGSNHVSFASLPGMLDRTILVSGFSKAFAMTGWRMGYACGHPDLISAMLKIHQYTVMCAPSMGQVAALEALTNGMEEKDRMTDSYNQRRRLIVKGLREAGLECHEPQGAFYAFPSIQATGLTSDQFAQRLLLEYKVAAVPGSVFGLGGEGYLRCSYATSVSQLNEAVERIGAFVSQLSREGA; encoded by the coding sequence ATGATCATTAATAACGCTCAGCACACAGGAGATAAAGGCAAGTCAATGAACTCTTATTTGGCCCCGCTGGTCCAGCAGATTCAGCCTTCGGGCATCCGCAAGTTTTTTGATCTGGCGGCAGGCAGCAAGGATATTATCTCGCTTGGTGTCGGCGAGCCGGACTTCAAGACTCCGTGGCATGTCAGAGAGGCCTGCGTCTACTCACTTGAACGCGGCTTCACCGGCTACACCTCCAATGCCGGGATGCCCGAGCTGCGCGAAGGTATTGCCCAGTACCTGGAGACCCGCTTCGCTGTGAAGTATGATCCGGCGAATCAGATTATCGCCACAGTCGGCGGCAGCGAGGCTATTGATTTGGCCCTGCGTGCCCTGATCTCTCCGGGAGACGAGATTCTGATTCCCGAGCCTTGTTACATCTCTTATTCTCCGATTACGGCTATCGGCGGCGGTATTCCGGTCGGCATTGAGACCTTCGGCAAGAATAACTTCAAGCTGACTGCCGAAGATCTGGAGGCCAAGATCACCCCGCGCTCGAAGATTCTGATTCTCTGCTATCCAAGCAATCCGACGGGGGCCATCATGAGCCGTGAGGATTGGGAGCCGATTGCCAAGGTGGTCGAGAAGCATGACCTTATTGTTATCTCGGATGAGATATATGCCGAGCTTACGTATGGAAGCAATCATGTCAGCTTCGCTTCGCTGCCGGGAATGCTTGACCGGACGATCCTGGTCAGCGGGTTCTCCAAGGCCTTCGCCATGACCGGCTGGCGGATGGGCTATGCCTGCGGCCACCCGGACCTGATCTCTGCCATGCTCAAGATTCACCAGTATACGGTCATGTGCGCGCCTTCGATGGGCCAGGTGGCTGCACTGGAGGCACTTACCAACGGAATGGAAGAGAAGGACCGCATGACAGACTCGTATAACCAGCGCCGCCGGCTGATTGTCAAAGGGCTGCGGGAGGCGGGACTTGAGTGTCATGAGCCGCAGGGTGCCTTCTATGCATTTCCGAGTATCCAGGCCACCGGCCTGACCTCCGACCAGTTCGCCCAGCGTCTGCTGCTTGAATATAAGGTCGCTGCTGTTCCGGGAAGTGTCTTCGGTCTGGGGGGGGAAGGCTATCTGCGCTGCTCTTATGCCACCTCGGTATCCCAGTTGAATGAAGCGGTTGAGCGAATTGGGGCATTTGTCTCACAGCTGTCCCGGGAAGGGGCCTGA
- a CDS encoding Lrp/AsnC family transcriptional regulator, with protein sequence MNELKRKVLELLKEDARSSTALMATLLGAEEEDVKTVIAEMEQDHVIVKYATVVNWDKVDDERVTALIEVQITPERGRGFEGIAERIYLYPQVKSVYLMSGAYDLLVEVEGRNLREVANFVSEKLSPIDAVLSTKTNFTLKKYKQDGIIFEEHEEDNRLMISP encoded by the coding sequence ATGAATGAATTGAAGAGGAAAGTGTTGGAACTGCTCAAGGAGGACGCGCGAAGCTCAACGGCATTAATGGCGACCCTGCTTGGTGCGGAGGAAGAAGATGTAAAGACCGTGATCGCCGAAATGGAGCAGGATCATGTCATTGTGAAATACGCGACGGTAGTCAATTGGGATAAAGTCGATGATGAACGTGTTACCGCGCTGATCGAGGTGCAAATCACTCCGGAACGGGGCCGCGGCTTCGAGGGGATTGCCGAACGGATCTATCTGTATCCGCAAGTTAAATCCGTCTATCTGATGTCCGGCGCTTACGATCTGCTGGTGGAAGTGGAGGGCCGCAATCTGCGTGAGGTCGCTAATTTTGTGTCTGAGAAGCTGTCACCGATTGATGCCGTACTCTCTACTAAGACTAATTTTACGCTCAAAAAATACAAACAGGACGGTATCATCTTTGAAGAGCATGAGGAAGACAACCGTCTGATGATATCTCCGTGA
- a CDS encoding alpha/beta fold hydrolase has protein sequence MIKVFKSEAGKEQVLRSYNQLLDAWGTEFQEFDVETPYGTTHCITAGEPESPPLLLFHGVGDNSAVMWLLNMKELSRNFRCIAVDTLGGPGKSVPGGLFHKRTFDQVDWINKVADGLKLEQFYVAGVSNGAYMAFNYTVNGPGRVLRAACMEGGIITSPIKSMIHTLMMMFPEILIPTRSNLLRAARKLSSPASGLFDKHPEVGEHLVLLMQSHNQQAMFAHKLQPYEQKKAVTFRDQLYFLLGDYKLKQKRELTGTLDAGGFRYTVIPDAGHGVNHEQPERVNRELVAFLKGSGGE, from the coding sequence ATGATCAAGGTATTTAAAAGCGAGGCTGGCAAAGAACAGGTTCTTAGGTCCTATAACCAGCTTCTTGACGCGTGGGGAACGGAATTTCAAGAGTTTGATGTGGAGACCCCTTATGGGACAACCCATTGCATAACAGCGGGAGAGCCGGAGTCACCGCCCTTGCTTCTGTTCCATGGGGTAGGCGATAATTCGGCCGTGATGTGGTTGCTGAATATGAAGGAGTTGTCTCGGAATTTCCGCTGCATTGCGGTAGATACGCTTGGAGGACCGGGGAAGAGTGTTCCAGGTGGGCTGTTCCATAAACGGACCTTTGACCAGGTTGATTGGATCAACAAGGTTGCTGACGGGCTGAAGCTTGAACAGTTCTATGTGGCAGGAGTATCGAACGGAGCGTATATGGCCTTCAATTACACGGTGAACGGGCCAGGAAGAGTGCTGAGGGCTGCCTGCATGGAGGGAGGAATAATCACTTCTCCAATTAAAAGCATGATACATACGCTGATGATGATGTTCCCGGAGATTCTTATCCCTACACGCAGCAATCTGCTCAGGGCAGCCCGCAAGCTCAGCTCCCCGGCCTCAGGCCTGTTCGACAAGCATCCTGAAGTCGGGGAGCATCTGGTGCTGTTAATGCAGAGTCATAACCAGCAGGCGATGTTCGCCCATAAGCTTCAGCCCTACGAACAGAAGAAAGCGGTTACGTTCCGGGATCAGCTATACTTCCTGCTGGGAGATTATAAGCTGAAGCAGAAGCGGGAGCTCACTGGAACACTGGATGCTGGCGGGTTCCGCTACACGGTCATCCCGGACGCCGGTCACGGCGTGAATCATGAGCAGCCGGAGCGGGTCAACCGCGAGCTGGTGGCTTTTTTGAAGGGGAGTGGGGGAGAATGA
- a CDS encoding flavocytochrome c: MNKRLTAALILILSVMLVIAGCGNNNAGSSKNESKEAGSTATEPAATTAPTEKAEAVSGASEASYTPYDQLKDKYDIVIVGAGGAGMSAALEAKAAGMNPVILEKMPVAGGNTTKSSSGMNASQTKFQKEQGIEDSNELFYEETLKGGHDTNNKELLHFFVDQSAGAIDWLDSIGIRLNNITITGGMKEKRTHRPEDGSAVGQYLVAGLVRNVQEQGIPLFVNADVKELTVQDGKVNGVKVLFNQADDKTISAAAVIVTTGGFGANKELIAKVRPDLQGLVTTNQIGSTGDGIAMIEKVGGTTVDLDQIQVHPTVQQEKSYLIGEAVRGEGAILVSAEGKRFGNEMDTRDKVTASINTLPEKSAYLVFDAGVKSRVKAVDQYIKMGVVKTADTIEALADQMKVPAAALKTTVETWNSAVKSKSDAEFGRTTGMDNDLSGAPYYAIQIGPGIHYTMGGVVINTNTEVLNKEGKAITGLFAAGEVVGGLHGENRIGGNSVAEIIIFGRQAGIKAAEFVKAQ; encoded by the coding sequence ATGAATAAGAGATTAACAGCGGCGCTTATCCTCATTCTCTCCGTGATGCTGGTAATTGCAGGCTGCGGAAACAACAATGCGGGCAGCAGCAAGAATGAGAGCAAGGAAGCAGGCAGCACGGCCACTGAGCCGGCAGCAACCACTGCACCTACAGAGAAGGCAGAGGCCGTGTCGGGAGCATCCGAAGCGAGCTATACTCCGTACGATCAGTTAAAAGATAAATATGATATCGTCATCGTCGGCGCAGGCGGTGCGGGAATGTCTGCTGCGCTGGAAGCCAAAGCGGCCGGCATGAACCCGGTTATCTTAGAGAAAATGCCGGTAGCCGGCGGCAATACAACCAAATCCTCCTCTGGGATGAATGCCTCGCAGACCAAGTTCCAGAAGGAGCAGGGCATCGAAGACAGCAACGAACTGTTCTATGAAGAGACCCTTAAGGGCGGACATGATACGAACAATAAGGAGCTGCTGCACTTCTTCGTGGATCAATCCGCAGGGGCCATTGACTGGCTCGATTCCATCGGAATCCGCCTGAACAATATTACAATTACCGGCGGTATGAAGGAGAAGCGTACCCATCGTCCGGAGGACGGCTCGGCAGTGGGACAATATCTTGTAGCAGGACTTGTCCGCAATGTTCAGGAGCAGGGAATTCCGCTGTTCGTCAATGCGGATGTGAAGGAGCTTACGGTGCAGGACGGTAAGGTGAACGGCGTGAAGGTGCTGTTCAACCAGGCCGATGACAAAACGATCAGCGCAGCAGCAGTTATCGTAACCACCGGGGGCTTTGGTGCCAACAAGGAACTGATTGCCAAGGTTCGCCCGGATCTGCAAGGGCTGGTAACGACCAACCAGATTGGCAGCACCGGCGACGGCATTGCCATGATTGAGAAGGTCGGCGGAACTACCGTAGACCTGGATCAGATTCAGGTTCACCCAACTGTACAGCAGGAGAAATCCTACCTGATCGGTGAAGCGGTCCGGGGAGAAGGGGCTATTCTTGTATCTGCTGAGGGCAAGCGCTTCGGCAATGAGATGGATACCCGTGACAAGGTGACGGCTTCAATTAATACACTTCCTGAGAAATCCGCTTATCTCGTGTTCGACGCCGGAGTGAAATCCCGTGTCAAGGCGGTAGACCAATACATCAAGATGGGTGTAGTCAAGACCGCAGATACCATCGAGGCACTGGCGGATCAGATGAAGGTTCCGGCCGCTGCACTTAAGACCACCGTGGAAACATGGAACAGTGCGGTGAAGAGTAAGTCGGATGCCGAGTTCGGCAGAACTACCGGTATGGATAATGATCTGTCCGGTGCTCCGTATTATGCGATTCAGATCGGCCCTGGGATTCACTATACGATGGGCGGAGTGGTGATCAACACCAACACTGAGGTCTTGAACAAAGAGGGCAAGGCGATTACCGGCCTGTTCGCGGCAGGAGAAGTGGTCGGCGGGCTGCACGGCGAGAACCGCATCGGCGGTAACTCGGTAGCCGAGATTATTATCTTCGGACGTCAGGCAGGGATTAAGGCGGCTGAATTTGTAAAAGCGCAATAA
- a CDS encoding FMN-binding protein, with protein sequence MHKWTKTLLFSALAAATVLTAGCSSSSGKYVDGTYDGTGKGVKSDIKVAVEIKDEKIDAITVEEHKETQAMIDAAVENTIPEIIEKQTTEGVDALSGASGSSGGIIEAVTQALEQAKKQ encoded by the coding sequence ATGCACAAGTGGACAAAAACCTTGCTGTTCTCTGCCCTTGCGGCTGCAACAGTACTTACGGCGGGATGCTCTTCATCTTCCGGCAAGTATGTGGACGGGACATATGATGGAACAGGCAAAGGGGTTAAGAGTGATATTAAAGTGGCGGTAGAAATCAAGGATGAGAAGATCGACGCCATTACCGTAGAGGAGCACAAGGAGACGCAGGCGATGATCGATGCGGCTGTGGAGAATACGATTCCTGAAATTATTGAAAAGCAAACCACAGAAGGCGTAGATGCCCTCTCCGGGGCTTCCGGCTCCAGCGGCGGGATTATTGAAGCGGTGACCCAGGCACTGGAACAGGCCAAGAAGCAGTAA
- a CDS encoding NAD(P)/FAD-dependent oxidoreductase, with product MKLVSGQLPWEHTLPEPPVYPVLAEDITCDCLIVGGGMGGAMMSYRMSLSGADTVLIDKRTIGTGSSHANTGLLQIANDKSLTACMNTFGEENGVLFYRLCQQAMRAILELPGKLDIDPQIIERSSLLYASTPEDVAMLKLENENLVKHGFDSEFWEAEKIHAHYAFSKPGALYSKGDAETNPLRTVHSLIHKAHSGGVRVYEHTEALHYEYNADGVICHTGQGRIFAKKVVFAMGYETQEMKKDRGAELINTYAIMTEPLPGLPKWHEQSLLWETARPYLYFRTTPEGRIIAGGKDEQLTSVERREVRVFSQCERLVEELTALFPELQGIKAEYSWGAVFGSTRDGLPYMGAHPEFPHCYFIEGYGGNGTVYSMIAAELLADTLAGKSRPELELFSLTRSAKPSPSPAIQS from the coding sequence ATGAAACTCGTCAGCGGGCAACTGCCCTGGGAACACACATTGCCTGAGCCTCCGGTATATCCGGTACTTGCGGAAGATATTACCTGTGACTGCCTGATTGTAGGCGGCGGGATGGGCGGAGCGATGATGTCCTACCGCATGTCTCTCAGTGGAGCAGATACTGTTCTTATCGATAAAAGAACGATCGGCACCGGAAGCTCCCACGCCAATACGGGACTGCTGCAAATCGCCAATGACAAATCACTGACTGCCTGTATGAATACCTTCGGGGAAGAAAACGGCGTGCTGTTCTACAGACTCTGCCAGCAGGCCATGCGTGCGATTCTGGAGCTGCCCGGCAAGCTGGATATCGATCCGCAGATTATTGAACGCAGCAGTCTGCTGTATGCCAGTACGCCGGAAGATGTTGCTATGCTGAAGCTGGAGAATGAGAATCTGGTGAAGCACGGCTTCGATTCGGAATTCTGGGAGGCGGAGAAGATCCACGCCCATTACGCCTTCTCCAAGCCAGGTGCGCTGTATTCCAAAGGAGATGCGGAGACGAATCCGCTGCGGACGGTACACAGCCTGATTCATAAGGCACACTCTGGCGGGGTACGGGTATATGAGCATACCGAAGCCCTTCATTATGAATACAATGCAGACGGCGTGATCTGTCATACCGGGCAGGGCCGGATTTTCGCCAAGAAGGTTGTCTTCGCCATGGGATATGAGACCCAGGAGATGAAGAAGGACCGGGGAGCGGAGCTAATCAACACCTATGCTATTATGACCGAGCCTCTGCCCGGCCTTCCAAAATGGCATGAGCAAAGTCTGCTCTGGGAAACAGCCCGGCCTTATCTGTATTTCAGGACCACTCCAGAAGGCCGGATTATCGCTGGGGGCAAGGATGAGCAGCTCACCAGCGTAGAGCGGCGTGAGGTACGGGTCTTCTCCCAGTGTGAGCGTCTGGTCGAGGAGCTTACGGCCCTTTTCCCGGAACTGCAAGGCATCAAGGCTGAATATTCCTGGGGAGCGGTCTTCGGCTCTACCCGTGACGGACTGCCTTATATGGGAGCGCATCCGGAGTTCCCGCACTGCTACTTCATTGAAGGCTATGGGGGGAACGGCACGGTCTACAGCATGATTGCCGCCGAGCTGCTTGCAGATACGCTGGCCGGCAAGAGCCGCCCGGAGCTGGAGCTGTTCTCGCTGACCCGGTCGGCCAAGCCGTCGCCTTCCCCGGCGATACAGTCTTAG
- the dcuS gene encoding DcuS/MalK family sensor histidine kinase, which yields MARKKSYSLRTMIAVMVSAVVLLVLLILYFIFRNQIIPQTRQALEDKAITIARTIALIPLVSEGLSEGNSKEIQDYTSRIARRNDIMFVVVTDMKGIRYSHPDASLVGLPFAGGGQEISLRGGESISEGAGPLGRSLRGFVPVYNNRGHQVGVVIAGLSLERVERLVLLNEWTIIAILVSGALLGAGGAFILAARIKRMVFGMEPEDISKLLQERSAMLESTREGIIAVDQEARITILNMEAQRLLRAAGIGGSAMNRQIAEFWPELGLERVLAEGEGIQDRELELGDSSLLVNSLPVRVNGNIVGAIATFRDETELAVLAEKLSGVSVYAEALRSGAHEFMNKLHVIMGMTHMGLYDELQQYILGTVSNYQKEIGSITRQIKDPVMAGFLLGKLSRAREAGIELLLTGDSYLPEPADPQVIHELITIAGNLLDNALEALGELREQPVKRVELAFQYEEERLLCEVSDNGPGIPAGLGEKIFVQGYSSKGEQRGIGLYLVKKSVDKLRGHLELAVGCGPGAHFIVDVPYEVKEEEGM from the coding sequence GTGGCCAGGAAAAAAAGCTACAGTCTGCGCACAATGATTGCCGTCATGGTGTCTGCCGTTGTCCTGCTGGTATTGCTGATTTTATATTTTATTTTCCGCAATCAGATTATTCCGCAGACCCGGCAGGCACTGGAGGATAAGGCGATTACGATTGCCCGTACCATCGCCCTTATTCCGCTGGTCTCGGAGGGACTCAGTGAAGGCAACAGCAAGGAGATTCAGGACTACACCTCAAGAATCGCCCGCCGTAATGATATTATGTTCGTGGTAGTGACAGATATGAAGGGAATCCGCTATTCCCATCCGGATGCCTCGCTGGTCGGTCTGCCCTTTGCGGGAGGCGGCCAGGAGATATCGCTGCGCGGAGGGGAGAGCATCTCCGAAGGGGCCGGGCCGCTCGGCAGATCCCTGCGCGGCTTCGTGCCGGTCTATAACAACCGGGGGCATCAGGTGGGAGTGGTCATTGCCGGTCTGTCCCTGGAGCGGGTCGAGCGGCTGGTCCTGCTGAATGAGTGGACGATTATTGCGATTCTGGTCTCGGGAGCCTTGCTTGGAGCGGGAGGAGCATTCATCCTCGCAGCCCGGATCAAGCGGATGGTGTTCGGGATGGAGCCGGAGGACATCTCCAAGCTGCTCCAGGAACGCAGTGCGATGCTGGAATCCACGCGCGAGGGAATTATTGCCGTAGATCAGGAGGCGCGGATTACCATCCTTAATATGGAGGCGCAGCGGCTTCTGAGGGCAGCGGGGATTGGCGGGAGTGCGATGAACCGGCAGATTGCCGAGTTTTGGCCGGAGCTGGGTCTGGAGCGGGTATTGGCTGAGGGAGAGGGGATACAGGACCGGGAGCTAGAGCTGGGAGACAGCTCTCTTTTGGTGAACAGCCTGCCAGTCCGGGTGAACGGGAACATCGTTGGCGCGATTGCTACCTTCCGGGATGAAACCGAGCTGGCTGTGCTGGCGGAGAAGCTGTCGGGAGTCTCGGTCTATGCAGAAGCGCTGCGCTCCGGTGCCCATGAGTTCATGAACAAGCTGCATGTCATTATGGGCATGACGCATATGGGTCTGTATGATGAGCTGCAGCAATATATTCTGGGAACGGTAAGCAATTACCAGAAGGAGATCGGGTCGATCACGAGACAGATCAAGGACCCGGTGATGGCCGGATTTCTGCTGGGGAAGCTGAGCAGGGCGCGCGAAGCGGGAATCGAGCTGCTGTTGACCGGAGACAGCTATCTGCCGGAGCCTGCCGATCCGCAGGTAATTCATGAGCTGATTACGATTGCCGGCAATCTGCTGGATAATGCTCTGGAGGCGCTGGGGGAGCTCCGCGAGCAACCCGTGAAGCGGGTGGAGCTTGCTTTTCAATATGAAGAGGAGCGGCTGCTATGCGAGGTAAGCGACAACGGTCCGGGAATTCCGGCGGGCCTGGGGGAGAAGATCTTCGTTCAGGGTTACTCCTCCAAGGGTGAACAGCGGGGAATCGGCCTATATCTGGTGAAGAAAAGTGTAGACAAACTCAGGGGCCATCTTGAGCTTGCCGTCGGCTGCGGGCCGGGAGCGCATTTTATCGTGGATGTGCCTTATGAGGTGAAGGAGGAGGAGGGTATGTGA
- a CDS encoding methyl-accepting chemotaxis protein: MRTFAFILPIFLITLVLVALLSYMYSKRIIHHEVKQKMNVQISDISNEINANLSVHSKVPEVLARTLESHAAAFTLDQYRTMLSSALKANPDTYGVGIYFEPGRYDSKLKYFSTYAHRDGDKIVTTEQYNDPDYNYHGQNWYTIGRDHAAFTDPFYDTITGTTMATFAVPFRDTANTLLGVMAGDIDLKTLQSRIEQTKVGNTGWAFLLDKQGNYIAGPDAGKNMQLKITDEKSASLSAAGAEMLQQNQGMVTYADSGGTIQMYYEKLPDTGWTVGLAMPEQELYAPLKGLLRSILLVSFVGLILTVAAVYLYSRYITRKLTRVNEMSQQMAAGDFTGKLEVDSEDEFGNMAGHLNQMITNLSRLLGTIADHSLQVASTSEELMSSANQTNHTTEAIVENIQDLSAGADQQLQSTRESARAMEEMAAGVQRIAEASMDTAVAAGRAAEQAQNGYSVITEAVDRMEEMEQTAADASSMITSLTSQSQQIGNIIGLIKGISDQTGMLALNAAIEAARAGEYGRGFSVVAGEVKKLSEQTAEAAGSISTLILEIQQGNRAASDAVLANAGAVQEGSRMVGEAGRLFTDILGGIGEINTQVHEMSASSEQLLAGTEELTSSVAEMAEVAQQAAERSQSAAAASEEQLASMEEVAAASTELAKMADGLQQAVATFKVN; this comes from the coding sequence ATGAGAACATTTGCATTCATCCTGCCCATCTTTCTGATCACGCTGGTGCTGGTCGCTCTGTTGTCGTACATGTATTCCAAGCGTATTATCCATCACGAGGTTAAGCAAAAAATGAATGTGCAGATATCGGATATTTCTAACGAAATTAATGCGAACTTAAGTGTACACAGCAAGGTTCCCGAGGTTCTGGCACGGACGCTGGAGAGCCACGCTGCTGCATTCACACTGGATCAATACCGTACCATGCTGTCTAGTGCGCTGAAGGCCAATCCGGATACATATGGTGTGGGCATTTATTTTGAACCCGGACGGTATGACAGCAAGCTGAAGTACTTCTCCACCTATGCCCACCGAGACGGCGACAAAATTGTGACTACCGAGCAGTACAATGACCCCGATTATAATTATCACGGGCAGAACTGGTACACCATCGGCAGAGACCATGCAGCGTTTACAGATCCATTCTACGACACAATTACAGGGACAACGATGGCTACGTTTGCTGTTCCTTTCCGGGATACCGCGAATACCCTGCTGGGCGTCATGGCCGGCGATATCGATCTCAAGACACTGCAGAGCAGGATCGAACAGACCAAGGTGGGGAATACAGGCTGGGCCTTCCTGCTGGACAAGCAGGGGAATTACATTGCCGGACCGGATGCCGGGAAGAATATGCAGCTGAAAATAACAGATGAAAAAAGTGCAAGTCTGTCCGCAGCGGGAGCGGAAATGCTTCAGCAGAATCAGGGGATGGTAACCTATGCCGATTCTGGCGGAACCATCCAGATGTATTATGAAAAGCTGCCGGATACCGGCTGGACCGTGGGTCTCGCCATGCCGGAGCAGGAGCTGTATGCGCCGCTTAAAGGGCTGCTAAGGTCTATTCTGCTGGTTAGCTTTGTGGGTCTTATCCTGACGGTAGCAGCCGTATATCTATACAGCCGCTATATTACCCGTAAGCTCACTCGTGTCAATGAGATGTCCCAGCAGATGGCTGCCGGAGACTTCACCGGGAAGCTGGAGGTAGATAGCGAGGATGAATTCGGCAATATGGCCGGGCATTTGAACCAGATGATTACCAATCTGAGCAGACTCCTGGGGACCATTGCCGATCACTCCCTGCAAGTCGCCTCGACCTCGGAGGAATTAATGTCTAGCGCCAACCAGACCAATCACACCACAGAGGCTATTGTGGAGAATATTCAGGATCTGTCAGCCGGAGCGGATCAGCAGCTTCAGTCCACCCGCGAGTCTGCAAGAGCGATGGAGGAGATGGCCGCCGGTGTGCAGCGGATCGCGGAGGCCTCGATGGACACCGCCGTAGCGGCCGGACGGGCGGCAGAACAGGCGCAGAATGGGTATTCCGTCATTACGGAGGCGGTGGACCGGATGGAAGAGATGGAGCAGACCGCCGCAGATGCTTCAAGCATGATTACCTCTCTTACCTCACAGTCCCAGCAGATCGGTAACATCATTGGTTTGATCAAAGGTATCAGCGATCAGACCGGCATGCTGGCCTTAAACGCGGCGATTGAGGCTGCCAGAGCAGGCGAATACGGGCGGGGCTTCTCCGTGGTGGCCGGTGAGGTCAAGAAGCTGTCCGAGCAGACGGCCGAAGCCGCAGGATCTATCAGCACCCTGATTCTCGAAATCCAGCAGGGCAACCGGGCGGCATCAGACGCGGTGCTGGCCAATGCCGGTGCCGTTCAGGAGGGCTCGCGGATGGTAGGCGAGGCCGGGCGTTTGTTCACGGATATTCTCGGCGGCATCGGCGAGATTAATACCCAGGTTCATGAGATGTCTGCTTCCTCCGAGCAGCTGCTGGCCGGAACCGAGGAGCTGACCTCCTCGGTGGCGGAGATGGCAGAAGTGGCGCAGCAGGCTGCAGAGCGTTCCCAGAGTGCTGCTGCGGCCTCCGAGGAGCAGCTCGCCTCCATGGAGGAGGTAGCCGCAGCCTCTACCGAGCTGGCGAAAATGGCCGATGGGCTACAGCAGGCAGTGGCCACGTTCAAGGTAAACTAA